Below is a genomic region from Lysobacter terrestris.
GGTCCGGAATTCCAGCGCGATCGGCGACAATGCCCACGCTGCCTGCATCCAGGCCGATTCCACAAACCCGATCCCACGAGTGCGACGCATGGGTTACGAGCGCGACTACGCCCCGATTCCACCGACCGTGCCGCGGTGGCGCGAGCGCCTGGGCCAGTACTGGTCGCTGGTCCGCGGCGACCGGCCGATCGGCTGGCTGCTGCTGCTGTGGCCGACGTGGTGGGGCCTGTGGCTCGCCGCGAAGGGCGTGCCGCCGTGGTGGACGCTGGTGGTGTTCAGCCTCGGCGTGTGGCTGACGCGCGCGGCCGGCTGCGTGATCAACGACTACGCCGACCGCTGGCTCGATCCGCACGTCGAGCGCACCAAGCAACGGCCGCTCGCCACCGGCGCCGTGCGCGGACGCGAGGCGCTCGCGCTGTTCGCGGTGCTGATGCTGGTCGCGTTCGGCCTGGTGCTGACGATGAACCGGCTCACCGTCTGGATGAGCTTCGTCGGCGTGGTCCTGGCCGCGAGTTATCCGTACCTGAAGCGCTACACCTACCTGCCGCAGGTGTACCTGGGCATGGCGTTCGGCTGGGGCATCCCGATGGCGTTCGCCGCGATCCAGGGCGAAGTGCCGGCGCTCGCATGGCTGCTGTACGTCGCCAACATCCTGTGGTCGACCGCGTACGACACCTGGTACGCGATGGTCGATCGCGACGACGACCTGCGCATGGGCAGCAAGTCGACGGCGATCCTGTTCGGCGACATGGACCTGGTCGCGCAGGGCGTGCTGTACACGCTGTTCTTCTACGCCCTGTTCCTGGTCGGGCGGCGCGCGGAGCTGGGGCCGTACTACTGGTATGCGCTGGGCGTGGCCGCGTTGCTGGTCGTCTACGAATTCGTGCTGGCGCGCGGGCGCGACCGCGACGGCTGCTTCCGCGCCTTCCTGCACAACCACTGGGTGGGGCTGGTGGTGTTCGCGGGCTTCGCCCTCGACTTCGCGCTGCGCGCGCGATGAGCGCCGGCCGCGAACCCTGGCTGGCGCGCGCGGCCCTGCGCTGCGCCGCCTTCGCCGAACGCTGGTTTCCCGACGCGTGGGTGTTCGCGGTGATCGGCGTGCTGATCGTCGCGGTGGCCGCGTTGCTCGGCGGGGCGACGCCGCAGGCGACCGCGCAGGCGTTCGGCAAGGGCTACTGGAGCCTGATCCCGTTCACCATGCAGATGGTGTTCGTCGTCATCGGCGGCTACGTGGTGGCGACGGCGCCGGTGGTGGCGCGGCTGATCGGGCGCCTGGCGCGCTGGCCGCGCAGCGGCCGCGGCGCGGTCGCGTTCGTCGCCACGGTGAGCATGCTGACGTCGCTGCTGAGCTGGGGCTTCTCGCTGGTCTTCGCCGGCCTGCTGGTGCGCGCGCTGGCGCGACGCACCGAGCTGCGCATGGACTACCGCGCGGCGGGCGCCGCCGCCTACCTCGGGCTCGGCGCGGTGTGGGCGCTGGGGCTCAGTTCGTCGGCAGCGCAGCTGCAGGCGAATCCGGCGAGCATGCCGCCCGGCCTGCTCGAGATCACCGGCGTGCTGCCGTTCGCGCAGACGATCTTCCTGTGGCAGTCGCTGGCGCTGACCGCGGCGTTGATCGTCGTGTCGGTGCTGGTCGCCTACGCGACCGCGCCGGGCGAAGCCGCGGCGCGCGGCGTGGAGCTGGCGACAACGTTGCACGACGAAGCGCCGGCGCCGGTGCGCACGCGCCCGGGCGAATGGCTGGAGCACAGCCCGCTGCTGACCGTGCTGCTGTCGCTGCTCGCCTTCGGCTGGCTGGCCAGCGAGTTCGCCGCCAAGCCGTTCGCGAACGCGATCGCCGATCTCAACACCTACAACCTGCTGTTCCTGTCGCTGGCCCTGCTGCTGCACTGGCGGCCGCGCGGCTTCCTCGATGCGGTGACGCGCGCGGTGCCGGGCACGGCGGGCGTGCTGCTGCAGTTCCCGCTGTACGGCGGCATCGCGATGCTGCTGACCGGCGTGCCCGGCACCGATGGCGCCACCCTCGCGCACCGGCTGTCGGAGCTGTTCGTGCAGGTTGCCTCGCGCGACAGCTTCGCGCTGGTGATGGGCGCGTACTCGGCGGTGCTGGGTTTCTTCGTGCCCTCGGGCGGCGGCAAGTGGATCATCGAGGCGCCGTACGTGATGCAGGCCGCGACCGAACTGCAGGTGCACCTGGGCTGGGCGGTGCAGGTCTACAACGCCGCCGAGGCGCTGCCGAACCTGGTCAATCCGTTCTGGATGCTGCCGCTGCTGGGCGTGCTGGGCTTGAAGGCGCGCGACATCGTCGGCTTCACCTTCGTGCAGTTGCTGGTGCATGTGCCGCTGGTGCTGGGCCTGCTGTGGCTGCTCGGCATGACGTTGGACTACGTGCCGCCGGTGCTGCCGGTGGTCTCGTAGGGCGAGGCGAACAAGAGCGCGGGCGATTTGATTGCCCCAGGCCGCCCGCGCGGCATCATTGTCCGGACGCGGGAGTTACTTGCGGGCGGGCGTCATCCAGCGCGCGGCGAGGATGCCGATCTCGTACAGCACGCACATCGGGATCGCCAGCATCAGCTGCGACACCACGTCCGGCGGCGTGATCACCGCGGCGACGACGAAGACGCCGACGATGGCGTAGCCGCGCGACTCGCGCAGCTGCTGCGGCGTCACCCAGCCGAGCAGGACCAGGATCACCAGCGCCACCGGCAGTTCGAAGCTGGCGCCGAAGGCGAGGAAGATCACCAGCACGAAATCCAGGTACGCCTGGATGTCGGTCATCATCGCCACGCCTTCCGGCGTGACCTTGGTGAGGAAGCCGAACACCGCCGGCAGCACCAGGAAATAGGCAAAGGCGCAGCCGGCGTAGAACAGCGACACCGCCGAGGCCAGCAGCGGCAGGGCCAGCCGCTTCTCGCGCTGGTACAGCCCCGGCGCGACGAAGGCCCAGGCCTGGTACAGCAGCCACGGTACCGACACGAACAGCGCGGTGAAGAACGCCAGCTTCACCGGCGCGAAGAACGGCGAGGCCACGCCGGTGGCGATCAGCTGGCCGCCGGCCGGCAGCTTCGCCAGCAACGGCTGCGCCAGCCACGCGTACAGCTTGTTGGCGAACGGCAGCAGGGCGACGAAGACGATGATCAGCCCGGTGACCGCGCGCAGCAGGCGCGCGCGCAGTTCGATCAGGTGGTCGATGAGGCGGGCTTCGCCCTGGCCGGTGTCAGCGTCGGGCATCGGAGTGGCGTGCGTCGGCGCCGGTGGGGCGGGAGTCGGGCGTGCCGTCGTGGTCGTCGAACGGCAGCGCGGCCTGTTCGGCATCGGCGACCGGGTCCGCCGGCGGCGCGTGCGCATCGCCGTCGTCATCCGCTACGCGATTCGACTGCACGGCGTCGCGCAGGCCGGCGCGGGTTTCCTCGAACTGCTGCTGCAGCGCCGTGCCGCCCTGCGCCAGCGCATCGCGCGCGTCCTGCAGGTCGCTGCGTGCCTGCCGCAGGCTGCGCTTGAGTTCGTCGTCGGCGAGTTCGTTTTCCAGTTCGGCCTTGACCGAATACCACTGCGCGCGCGCGCGCCGCACCCACAGGCCGGCGAAGCGCGCGGCCTTGGGCAGGCGTTCGGGGCCCAGCACGAGCAGGGCCACGACCGCGATCAGGAAAATCTCGCCGAATCCGATGTCGAACATGCGGGTGCCCGCCGCAACCGGCGGGTCGGAAGGTCAGCGCGGGGTGCGCTCGTCGTCGCGCTGCGACGTGGTGCTGCTTTCGTCGCGCGATCCGTCGCGCAGCTGCGGCGACGGCTTCTTGTCGTCATCGTCGTCCTGCATGCCCTTCTTGAAGCCCTTCACCGCTTCACCGAGGTCCTTGCCGACGCTGCCCAGGCGCTTGGTGCCGAACACCAGCACCACGATCACCAGCACGATCAGCCAGTGCCAAATGCTCAAACCGCCCATGGAATTGCCCTGTTTAGGAGGAGCGCAGGATACCGCAGTGGCCGTGAGAGCAGCGGTAAGCGGTCACGCCGGCGTGGCCGGCGCCGGGGCTCAGCGCCGCGGGGTGGGCGGGACGGGTTCGGCCGGCAACGGCTCGGTGCGCACGCTGTCGGCGGGCACGTCCTGGAACGGCGCCGGCGTGGCTTCCGTGCCGGTGGCCGGCATCGGCGGCTGTGCCGGGGCAGTCGTCGCCGCGGCCGGTGCGACTGGCGGCGTGGCCGCGCGCGCGCCGCGACGCTCGCGTGCCAGCGCGCTGGCCTCCTCCAGGGTGTCGCGGAAATCCACCACCTGCTCGTCGGCCGGCTGGCGCGTGCGGCCCTCGAAGATCATGCGCGGGGTCGTGCCCTCGCCGTAGACCAGCTGGTTGGCGGCGTCGTCGATCGACAGCACCGCGCCGTCGAGCGCGATGCCGGCGAACAGGCCGCGCGCGCGCGACCACGACCAGATCTCCGCCTTCAGCTGGCCGTCGGTGGCGGTCGCCGCGTTGCGGCCGACCGGGCCCGCAGCGACGCCGGCGTCGGCGCCGAGGGTGATCTTGCCGTTGACGATCGAATCCAGCCCGCGCTCGCCGCGGAACACCAGCACGATGTCCGAGGACTGCACGCCGGCCTGGAAGCCGATGCTGCCGCCGGTGAGCTTCACGAAGCTGGGGTTGGACCAGCTGCCGTCGGGATTCTTCACCGACACCACTCCGTGGCCGCGGCGGCCACCGAGGACCAGGCCGACCTTGAGCGTGTCGGG
It encodes:
- the ubiA gene encoding 4-hydroxybenzoate octaprenyltransferase, with amino-acid sequence MGYERDYAPIPPTVPRWRERLGQYWSLVRGDRPIGWLLLLWPTWWGLWLAAKGVPPWWTLVVFSLGVWLTRAAGCVINDYADRWLDPHVERTKQRPLATGAVRGREALALFAVLMLVAFGLVLTMNRLTVWMSFVGVVLAASYPYLKRYTYLPQVYLGMAFGWGIPMAFAAIQGEVPALAWLLYVANILWSTAYDTWYAMVDRDDDLRMGSKSTAILFGDMDLVAQGVLYTLFFYALFLVGRRAELGPYYWYALGVAALLVVYEFVLARGRDRDGCFRAFLHNHWVGLVVFAGFALDFALRAR
- a CDS encoding short-chain fatty acid transporter, which produces MSAGREPWLARAALRCAAFAERWFPDAWVFAVIGVLIVAVAALLGGATPQATAQAFGKGYWSLIPFTMQMVFVVIGGYVVATAPVVARLIGRLARWPRSGRGAVAFVATVSMLTSLLSWGFSLVFAGLLVRALARRTELRMDYRAAGAAAYLGLGAVWALGLSSSAAQLQANPASMPPGLLEITGVLPFAQTIFLWQSLALTAALIVVSVLVAYATAPGEAAARGVELATTLHDEAPAPVRTRPGEWLEHSPLLTVLLSLLAFGWLASEFAAKPFANAIADLNTYNLLFLSLALLLHWRPRGFLDAVTRAVPGTAGVLLQFPLYGGIAMLLTGVPGTDGATLAHRLSELFVQVASRDSFALVMGAYSAVLGFFVPSGGGKWIIEAPYVMQAATELQVHLGWAVQVYNAAEALPNLVNPFWMLPLLGVLGLKARDIVGFTFVQLLVHVPLVLGLLWLLGMTLDYVPPVLPVVS
- the tatC gene encoding twin-arginine translocase subunit TatC; translated protein: MPDADTGQGEARLIDHLIELRARLLRAVTGLIIVFVALLPFANKLYAWLAQPLLAKLPAGGQLIATGVASPFFAPVKLAFFTALFVSVPWLLYQAWAFVAPGLYQREKRLALPLLASAVSLFYAGCAFAYFLVLPAVFGFLTKVTPEGVAMMTDIQAYLDFVLVIFLAFGASFELPVALVILVLLGWVTPQQLRESRGYAIVGVFVVAAVITPPDVVSQLMLAIPMCVLYEIGILAARWMTPARK
- the tatB gene encoding Sec-independent protein translocase protein TatB yields the protein MFDIGFGEIFLIAVVALLVLGPERLPKAARFAGLWVRRARAQWYSVKAELENELADDELKRSLRQARSDLQDARDALAQGGTALQQQFEETRAGLRDAVQSNRVADDDGDAHAPPADPVADAEQAALPFDDHDGTPDSRPTGADARHSDARR
- the tatA gene encoding Sec-independent protein translocase subunit TatA encodes the protein MGGLSIWHWLIVLVIVVLVFGTKRLGSVGKDLGEAVKGFKKGMQDDDDDKKPSPQLRDGSRDESSTTSQRDDERTPR
- a CDS encoding lipid-binding SYLF domain-containing protein, translated to MSRALLSKLSFVPLSLALALAFTGNATAGPEENDRARNAVRVLNEVQRIPESAIPDKLFDEARAIVVVPDTLKVGLVLGGRRGHGVVSVKNPDGSWSNPSFVKLTGGSIGFQAGVQSSDIVLVFRGERGLDSIVNGKITLGADAGVAAGPVGRNAATATDGQLKAEIWSWSRARGLFAGIALDGAVLSIDDAANQLVYGEGTTPRMIFEGRTRQPADEQVVDFRDTLEEASALARERRGARAATPPVAPAAATTAPAQPPMPATGTEATPAPFQDVPADSVRTEPLPAEPVPPTPRR